A window from Dermacentor albipictus isolate Rhodes 1998 colony chromosome 10, USDA_Dalb.pri_finalv2, whole genome shotgun sequence encodes these proteins:
- the LOC139050682 gene encoding uncharacterized protein: MELGPWPLTEDLRRNPSSQRASSLRDFHASSVLNAHQSTTRYLVYRVPSPVGVLPAGETLVVALHYEGIPTSAFRDCGPRAWKDISSVLLHVCRPPNVTPGGGLEHRSHTVADRVGSVAVAHPRRPTGRLRSEPCYYWILTSAYHCGPRVG; this comes from the exons ATGgaactcggaccgtggccactaACCGAGGACCTGCGCCGCAACCCCTCGTCACAGCGAGCGTCGTCTCTACGAGACTTCCACGCGTCGAGCGTCTTAAACGCTCACCAA AGCACCACTCGTTACTTGGTCTACCGTGTTCCCTCGCCGGTGGGGGTGTTGCCTGCCGGCGAGACCTTGGTCGTCGCTCTGCACTATGAAGG GATCCCGACGTCCGCTTTTCGAGATTGCGGACCACGAGCATGGAAGGACATATCCAGCGTGCTGCTCCACGTTTGCCGTCCTCCCAACGTCACCCCAGGAGGCGGTCTTGAGCACCGCTCGCATACCGTGGCTGACCGCGTTGGCTCCGTTGCAGTTGCGCACCCACGGCGTCCTACTGGCAGACTTCGCTCGGAGCCCTGCTACTACTG GATCTTGACCTCTGCTTATCATTGCGGCCCACGTGTAGGATGA